TCTTGTCGCCGACCTGCGACTGAATGACCGCGCCGCCCGACACCACGACCGTGTCCGGGGTGACCTGACCGCCGACGACCGCCTCACCGAGCCCCCAGGAAGCGTTGATCACGCTCTCGTCACGGGCACCGGTGACCGGGTTCGCGGTGAACAGGACACCGGCCGCCTCCGCGTCCACCAACTCCTGGACCACCACCGCCAGCGCCACCTCATCATGGGGGACGCCGTTCTGCTCGCGGTAGGCGATGGCGCGCGGGTTCCACAGCGAGGCCCAGCAGCGCTTGACAGCATCCAGCAGCCCCTCGCCCCTGATGTTGAGATAGGTGTCCTGCTGACCGGCGAACGACATGTCCGGCAGGTCCTCGGCGGTGGCCGACGAACGCACGGCCACCGGCACGTCATCGCCGAGCGCCCCGTACGCCCGGCGGATCTCCGCGGCGATCTCGGCAGGCATCTCATGCTCGGCGAACAGCCTCCGCGCGTCCTGCGCGTGCGCGATCTCGTCACCGAACGCCGACACGAACGCCCGGTAGGCCTCCGTCGTGATGTGGAACCCCCCGGGAACGGGCAGCCCCGCCCTGGTCAGCCTGGCCAGCGAGGCACCCTTGCCCCCCACGGTCGCAAGATCGGCCGCGGCATCGTCGAGAGACAGCACCAACTTCACAGCGCACGCTCCTTAAGTGGTCAGGGACGTCATGAGCCTGCGGTGGGCGACTTCCGCCATGGAGTCCAGAAGATCCAGGGTCGCCCGCGCCACTGCCTGCGCGTCCTCCTCCGGCAGCGCCCGGCCCGTGCTCATGGCCCGCTCAACGGTGTCGGCCACCAGCTCGATGATCCGCTCGTCGGGCAGCTGAGCCTCCTCCGGCGCCAGATCGGGCAGGAACAGGAACCCGTACACGATGGCGCTGATCACCGTCATGTGGTCACGGGGAGCTTCGCGCACCGCGCCGTGCTCGATCAGCCGGTCGAGGTAGGCGTCGAAGGCGCCGCCCAGGTCCAGCCTCATCGTGCTGCGTTGCTTCATGCGCGCGAGCTTGCCGAGCACCTCGGAGTCGCGGACCAGCGCCGCCCGCATCAGCGGCCGGCGCAGTGCCGTGCCGACGAACTCCCCGAACAACTCGCCCACTGTGGTCGGCGCGCTCGCCCGGATCTCCTCGACCAGGTGGACCCGCTCGCGGCGCAGCAGCGCGGCGAACAGGTCGTCGCGGGTCTTCCAGTGCAGGTAGATCGTGCCCTTGGCGACACCGGCGCGCTTGGCCACGTCATCGATCGTGGTCTTGTCGTAGCCCCACCGCAGGACCAGCTCGGCCGCGGCGTCCAGGATCCCGTGCGCCCGCTGCACCGGATCCTGCGGCGGCCGTCCGACTCTGCCCATGAGCCCCACTCCATAAGTTTTTGACTAGATGAGAGTAATTGGTCATTTAATCAAAAACAAGCCCGGACCGTGGTGGTGGCCGTCGTTCCGAGGGAGTGCGCCGGCCTCGCTAGCCCTGAATGTCCGGGAAGGGCTGTCCGGCTGAGAGCCGTTCGATGAGGGTTCGTACGGCCTCGTTCCCGCCGTTCTTCTCCA
The Nonomuraea helvata genome window above contains:
- a CDS encoding helix-turn-helix domain-containing protein, with the translated sequence MGRVGRPPQDPVQRAHGILDAAAELVLRWGYDKTTIDDVAKRAGVAKGTIYLHWKTRDDLFAALLRRERVHLVEEIRASAPTTVGELFGEFVGTALRRPLMRAALVRDSEVLGKLARMKQRSTMRLDLGGAFDAYLDRLIEHGAVREAPRDHMTVISAIVYGFLFLPDLAPEEAQLPDERIIELVADTVERAMSTGRALPEEDAQAVARATLDLLDSMAEVAHRRLMTSLTT